The following is a genomic window from Chania multitudinisentens RB-25.
GCCACCTATGCCGAAACCCATAACCTGACACCTATTTCAGGAACCGCAGCGATTAATAATGTTGCTACCAAAGTGAGTGGTTTTGCCAATAAAACCCAAAACGTGGAGCTGGTCGCCCAATACCTTTTTGATTTTGGCCTGCGTCCGTCATTAGCGTATATTCAATCCAAAGGGAAAGATATTGAAAATATCGGTGATACCGATCTGGTGAAATATTTTGATGTAGGCACTTATTATTATTTCAACAAAAATATGTCTACCTATGTCGATTATAAAATTAATCGGCTTAGCGACGATAATAAACTGGGATTGAAAACGGACAATATTATTGCCGTCGCTCTGACCTACCAGTTCTGATTAGAGGTAAACTGCGCCGGGCCATCTGCCCGGCTTTTTCATGGCATCTTTCCCACAGCAGAGTCTCAGAACCAGGTGCGCAGCAGAATAAACATCAGCATACTCAACAGCACCACGGCCAGCATATTGCGCAGGAAGAAAGCCAGAACCACGGCGAATATCGCTCCCCAGAGATAAGGGTTTTCTGGCAGTGCCCGCCATTCGTCACCGTTAAAGGCAATGATCGGCCCGCAAATCGCCGTTAACACCGCAGGCACAGAAAAGCTCAGCAATGTTCTCATCCGCTGCGATAGCCGTACCGGCAAACCGGGGGCCAAAAAGCAATAACGGTTGAAAAAAACGATCACACCCATCAATACAATAGTCAGCCAAATCATGCGCGTTCCCTGCTGGACAACAGCCCGACCACCATGGCGGCTATGGTCGTAATAATCAAAGCGCCAGGCACCTGGTAATAATGCAGGCCGATAGACAACCCCAGCGCCGTCAGCACACAGGCAAGCACCGGCAGGTTACGGATCATCGGCACCACAATGGCGATAAACGTAGCTGCAATGGAGAAGTCGAGCCCATAGCTGTCGAGATTACTGACACTGCTAGCAGCCAACACCCCCAACAAGGTGGCAAAGAACCAGCACACATAAAAAGCTAACCCGGCCCCCAAGGCATACCAGCGGTTGAAACGTGCTGGCCCCTGATTCCCCGTCAGGGCAAACAGTTCATCGGTTAATAAGAAAGCCAGCAAAATCCGCCATCTTAATGGCAATGGTGCAATGCATTCCCGCAGGCGCAATCCATACAAAAAGTGCTGTGCGGTCACAAAGAAGGTTGAAACCAGGATCGCCAATAAACCTGCCCCGGTTTTGATCATCCCCATTGCGACCAACTGTGATGCACCGGCAAAGACAATCGCCGACATCCCCAGCCCTTCAGCAGCCGTCAGGCCACTCTGGATAGCCATTGAGCCCGCCAGAATTCCCCAAGGCAGCACCGCCAGGCAGAGCGGTAAGATCGCTATCGCTCCCTGCAATGCCGGGCGCAAGCGCAGCATTGGCGGCTCTGCAAGAGTTGATTGATAAGTCATTCATATTCTCCTTCGAATGAAGGAATAGAATAACGCAGGAAAGGCCATGAGTATTACTTCTGTTTACGCATTTCGACATAAATCGCCAAACATCACGCTTCCCCTAACACTCGCTGGAATTTGGCGTTGGTTTAACATTATCCACCTCATTCTCTGGCTCGTTCATCACAACGCTACACCAGGCACTGTAGATTGCCAACAGTGGGGCCAATGCAAACACCAGGAACAACCAGTAAGCAGCAGAAGCCGCGCCGGCAACCCCACCAGGCGAGATAAAACCGGCAAGATTCGTCACCATCCCCGCCAGCGCCGCACCAAACGCCGTTGCGAATAACTGTACCGTAGTGATGGAGGCACCGGCGATATCTTTGTCTGCCTCAGGAGCCATTTGCAAGATACGAGTCAGCAGGTGCGGCCAGCCAAAGCCGATACCAAACCCGACCAGCGTCAAGGCAGCCACAATCGGCCCTAACGCCTGCCAACCACCATCAGAAGGTATTGGCATCAGCACCGCCAACGCTAACAGCCCGAGCAAGACCAACACTGGCCCACTGACGATCGCCCGACGAATTCCCGCACCGCGCCAGCCAGAGCTGAGAATTTCCGATAATGTCCAACCGGCCGCCATCGTGGCAGCAATATAACCAGAAATCAGCGGCGACTGGCCATGCAAAATTTGCAGAAAATAAGGGATAAAAATCTCGCTGGTCATGCCGATCACCAGCAAGGATACCGTGGCATACAGCGGAACCAGTGCCGATCCCCGGCGCAGCGCAGCCTGGGGTAACAAGCGAGCGCTGGAATGCCCTTCACGCCGGACAAGCCAAACCACCAGCAACAGAGCCAGAATAATGCCCCCCACGTTTACCCAACCACTCGTTGCCAGGCTACCTGCCGAAACGATCAGCACGGCGGCGGCCAGCAGCAACAGTTGCATCAATGGCAATGCAACGCTTTGTTGCTGTGATTTTTCTCGCGGCAGAATACAGAAAGTAAAAGCGGCATACAGCACCATAATCGGCAACAGAATCCCGAATGCCCAACGCCAGGCGTGCAATTCGGCAAAAATCCCGCCAACGGCAGGCCCCACCAGCGTGGCAATTCCCCACATGGCAGAGATCAACGCCATGGCGCGCGGCCACAGTTTCTGTTCAAACACCAGATTGACCATCGCGTAGGACAAGGCGAAAATAAGCCCGCCGCCAAAGCCCTGCACCGCGCGGCCAACCACCATCACGGGCATTGAAGGGGCCAGCGCACACAGCATGGCACCGATGATGAAAAACAGCGATGCCACCAGATAAGCGCCACGCGCCCCATAACGATTCAATAAAGCTGCCGACAGCACAGAGCCCAGTATTGAAGCCACCACAAACAGCGTCGTATTCCAGGCATACAGATCCAGGCCGCCGATATCTTGCACAACAGAAGGTAGAATCGTGGTTGCAACCAGAATATTGATCGCATACAGCGCTACACCCAGTGACAAAGCAATGGTAATAGCGGTATTTTTACCGGAAAAAAGATCGCTCCAGCGGCTTTTATCATCAGTTATCACGGTTATCGTCCTGCTTTTTTTAGGGGAGTGACATTGAGTTAATCGTAGTGTTGCGTTAAATTTAACAAGAAATGACTTGGAATAATTAGGACCTAGACGGTGATATATGTCAAGAATTAACTTGGAAAATGGGGAGTGCACAGCACACTCCGTCAGCGATCGTTTGCTGAAACTGTTGAAAACGTGCGGCCCGCAGCAAGCCTCTGACGCGGGGAAAGTGCTTGGCACCACCGGTGAAGCGGCTCGCCAGCAGTTTGTCAAACTGGCAAAAGAAGGGTTGGTTGAAGCGATAGCTGAAACGCGCGGGGTTGGCCGCCCGGTACAGCTCTGGCATCTCACCCCGGCCGGAGACGCCCATTTTCCCAACGCCCATGCCGAACTGACCGTCCAACTGCTGCGCACGGTGCGCAATACGCTGGGTGAACAGGTATTAGAGCAGTTGATCGACAACCGAGAACAGGAAACCTACATCAATTATCAACAAAGCATGATCGGTGCTGCCAATTTACGTGAGCGCGTTGCACGCCTGGCAGCCATTCGCTGTAACGAAGGCTACATGGCCGAATGGAGTGAGTTGGCAGACGGGACGTTTTTGTTGGTGGAGAATCATTGCCCCATTCACGCAGCCGCAACGGTTTGCAAAGAGTTCTGCCGTGCGGAGCTGAATGTGTTCGCTAAAGTGTTGCAGGCGAAGGTTGAACGTACCGAACATATTCCTACCGGTGCTCGCCGTTGTACCTACCGGATTTCCCCTTTGTAATAACCCTTTTTAAGTTATACAAGAATGGTTTTTGTACCACGTTGCGGAATTAACCGGCTAACAAACGCCGATAAAAGCGCGGTATCCCCGGCACAACGCCACCCGTGATTTAATTTTTCTGCGCCCCCTAAAAATGCGTTGCTTATTCTCCTCCCCTTAGGGTTTACTGAGTGCCCTAACTGAGGTGGTGCCCTGCCGTTACCCGTCAGTGCTGCCACGTCATCTCAATTTACCGAATAAAAAACCTATGCTGAGCCAACCAAACCGCCATGTTCTGCCATTAGTTGGGGCACTGTTCACGCTATATATTGTCTGGGGATCGACCTACTTTGCCATTCGTCTTGGAGTTGAAAGCTGGCCACCGCTGATGATGGCCGGCATCCGCTTTCTGGTGGCGGGCATTATCCTGTTCAGTTTCCTGATGTTACGCGGCCATTCCCTGCCAACGCTGAAACAGTGGGTGGCAGCAGGTATTATCGGCATCCTGTTGCTGGCGGTTGGTAACGGCCTGGTTACGGTGGCAGAGCATCAGGATGTGCCTTCTGGCATTGCCGCCGTAATGGTAGCAACGGTGCCGTTATTTACCCTGTGTTTCAGCATGTTTTGGGGAATGCGCAATACCAAATTGGAATGGACCGGCATCGCACTCGGTTTGGTGGGTATCGTGCTGCTCAATACCGGTAATAACCTGGTGGGTAACCCAACGGGCGCGCTGCTGATCCTGCTGGCTTCCGCCAGTTGGGCCTTTGGTTCGGTGCTCAGTTCACGCATTCAGCTTCCCAGCGGGCCAATGGCTGGAGCGGCAGAAATGCTGGTGGCCGGTGTGGTACTGATGATCGCCAGCCAACTGAGCGGCGAACATCTTGATCATCTCCCCAGCCTCAGCAGCTTTCTGGCCCTCGGCTATCTGATCGTATTCGGGTCCATGCTGGCGATCAGTGCCTATATGTTTCTGCTGAAAAATGTACGCCCGGCTGTGGCAACCAGCTACGCCTACGTGAACCCGGTGGTAGCAGTATTACTCGGCGTTGGTTTTGCTGGTGAGACGCTGGCTGCGCGTGAGTGGCTGGCCCTGGTCGTGATCGTCTCTGCGGTCGTGCTGGTAACCCTGGGCAAATACCTGTTCAGCCGCCCAGCCAAGGTGCACCGAGCCAAAGTAAAAGCGCCCGAGTAAGATAAAACGATGATTGTTTCACCCGGCGAAGGAGCTATAATTCACCGTTGTTCTAAATCACCTGCGAAATATAACTTATGCTGAAAAAAGCGTTCATCCTCGTTATCGCCCTATGCGCCTTCGGTTCCCTGGGCGGCGTATTCCTGGCCGGGCTGAATATCTATACCCGCTCCACCACTCCGCATGAAACAGCCCCAGCCGCCAGCGAAGCTCCGGCCAACACCGCACCGGCAGCAACTCTGCAAAGCAAATAAATGGGATTACTATAGCGCCGTCACACCCAATGCTGCCGCCTGTTGCTGGTGCTCGGTGATAACCTGATAGGCTTCACGCGGCACCAGGCTGAAATCACCGATCAGCAGGCTCTCACTGGCCGGATCGCCGACCATCGCGCTGGCCGCCGCACGTAGCAACGTTAACTGCTGTGGCGGCGTAGCCGCCGCCGTAATCAGCGGCAACCCTGGCACCACGGCGGTGCGGCCAATAATCTTCAACCCGGCCACGGCCTGCGGTTGTGCGCGTTTGAGCAAGGCCAGGCTGACACAGTCGATAGCAGCAATATCCGCCTGCCCGCTGTGGAGCATCTTCAGTGATTCATAATGAGCACCAGAAGCGATCGCCTGCCGGAAGAACCGCCCTTGCTGCGCCAATGGCGCAATCAACGCCAGCAGACTGTTGTAGCCGGATTGCGAATCCCGGCTGTTATAAGCGGCAACCCGGCCACGGAAGTCCTCCAGCCGTTCACCCGTTTCGTTATCGCGCACTACCAGCCAACTGCTGTAATTCGCAGCGCTGCATCCTTCCACACGGTAATGATAGGTGCCCACTACCTGTACCTGCGGCAACAACGCCGCCAACGGATAGCCGCAGGTTTGGCTGAGCAGCAGATCCGGGCTCTGCCAATGCGCTAACAGATCCTGCGGCCAGCTCAATGCTTGCGGCACTTCCGCCACACCAAATTGCCGTAATTTATTGCGCAACGCCTGCCAGAAGGGTTCTACCTGTTGATGGCTGACGCCATACATGGGTAATGACACCGTCAGCATATTATTTATCCCGCAAAAGATGACGCCAGACGGTAAGGTAACGCACCCAGCGTTCAAACAGCATGTCAGTGATGATTGCCAGCAGCGCCACTACCATCGCCCCCTGGATCACATAAGCCGTGTTGAAACCGCTCAAGCCGATGATGATCGGCGAGCCCAGCGTTTTGGTTCCTACCGTGGAGGCGATCGCCGCCGTGCCGATATTAATGATCACCGAAGTCCGAATACCCGCCACGATCACCGGTGCCGCCAGCGGCAACTCAACGCGCCACAGGATCTGCCAGCGGCTCATTCCCACCCCCTGCGCCACCTCGCGCGTAGCGGCAGGCACCGATTCGATCCCACTCAACGTCCCTTGCAGGATCGGCAGCAAACCGTACAGCACCAGCGCAATAATCGCTGGTTGTTCGCTAAAACCCATCACCGGCACCGCCACCGCCAGCACCGCTACCGGCGGGAAGGTCTGGCCAACAGCCACCACCGTTTCCACCAGCGAGCGGAACTCACGCCCCGCCTCACGCGTGACCGCTACCCCGGCAGTCACGCCAATCAGCACCGCGATAAAGCTTGATACCGCCACCAACAGCAAATGCGCTTCTACCAGCGAGAAAAAGCTGTCCTGTTGATACACCGGCCTGTCCAGTTCCGGGAACCAGGCCGCAAACAGCCAGTGCAGATGGTTCATGCCAAACACCAGCACCAGCAACAGGGCAAAAGTCCACGGCAACGGATCGCGCCACCAACCGGCATAAATCTTCATGACAATGCCTTTTGCGCGATCAGATCGCTAAAATGCAGCACGCCAAGCGCCTCGCCCTGCTCACCAATCACCGGCAGGCGTTCGCTGCCACGGGCAACAAATACCGATAACGCATCGCGCAGGCTCATCGCCGCCTGAATCGGTTCCCCTTCGGCGCTGCCCGGCCGCATCCGTTCAGCCACCGTGCCCAACGCCAACAGCTTGATACCCCGATCGCTGCGGCCAAAAAAATCCCGCACAACGTCATTGATCGGCTCGGTCAGCAGCGCCAGCGGCGTACCCTGTTGTACCACTCGCCCCTGTTCAAGCAGCACAATGCGGTTCGCCAACCCCAGCGCTTCATCAATATCGTGGGTCACCAGCACAATGGTACGGCCAGAAAGCTGATGAATGCGCGCGATCTCCTTTTGCAAGGTCAGCCGGGTGACCGGATCGAGCGCGCCAAAGGGTTCATCCATCAGCAATACCTCAGGATCGGCAGCCAGCGCGCGCGCCACGCCCACCCGCTGCTGCTGCCCGCCAGAAAGCTGATGCGGATAACGGCGGCGAAAGCGTTCCGGTTCCAGATGCAGCAACGTCATCAGTTCAGTAACCCGCTCGCGAATGCGCGCCCGTGGCCACTTCAGCAGTTGCGGCACGGTGGCGATATTCTCCTCCACCGTCCAATGCGGGAACAGGCCGATCGACTGAATGGCGTAGCCCATACGGCGGCGCAGGTCCTGCGGTTTGAATTTATGAATCTCTTCACCGGCGAAATAGATCTTGCCTGCGTCGTGTTCAATCAGCCGGTTGATCATCTTCAAAGTGGTGGATTTGCCGGAACCGGAGGTGCCAATCAGCACGGTAAACTCTCCCTCGGCAATATGCAGCGAGAGATCATCAACCACCGGTTTACCCTGAAAAACCTTGCTTACCCGATCAAAGCGAATCATCAGCGTGTCACTTCCAACAGTGAAATGATGCATTTGAACAACGAATCAACGATCACCGCCATGGCGATCACCGGCAGCACCCCGAGCAGCACCAGATCCAGCGCACTGCTGAGTAATCCTTGAAACACAATGGCACCAAAACCACCGGCACCAATCAGTGCGGCCACCACCGCCATGCCGACGGTTTGTACCGCCAGAATACGCACGCCGGTAAGGAACAGCGGCAGTGCCAAAGGGAGTTGTACGCGAAAGAACATCTGCCCACGCGTCATCCCCATACCGCTGGCAGACTCAATCACGCTGGCCGGAACGCTTTGCAAACCCGCCACCACGCTGCGCACCAGCGGCAGCAGCGCATACAGCACCAGTGCGACGATCGCCGGTGCCATACCGATACCACTGATGCCCCACTTAGCCAGCCACGGCAGTGCCGCCGCCAGCCCGGCCAGCGGGGCGATCAGTAAGCCGAATAGCGCGATGGAAGGCACGGTCTGGATAATATTCAACGTAGAGAAAATCGGCGTTTGCCAACGCGCTGAGCGATAACACAGCACGCCCAGCGGCACGCCGAGCAGCAGTGCGGGCACCATGGTTGCCAACAGAATAGTCAGGTGCTGCAACAGGGCCGCATCGAACACCTCCTGCCGGTTGTGGTACTCCTTAAGCAGCGAAAGCTGATCCAACTCACTGCTGAACAGCAGCAAGAGCGCAGGCAGCATCACCAGCAGGTTGCCCAACATGCGCCACAGATGTGAAGAAGTCATTCGCGTCATGGCATCGGCAGCCATCAGCCCGCAGAGCGCCGCCATCAGCCAATAGCCGCTGCCCCAGGAGGTGCGTGCCAGCGGCGATCCCTGCTGTGCCAACTGCTGCGCCGCATGGCCGCTTAACCAGAAAATCAGCCCCAGCAATAGGCTGGCCGACAACGCCGTCAGCAAGGCATTACGCCGCACGGGTGCCAGCAGGCTGAGAGCGGCCAGTGCCAACAGAGGCAGCAACAGCCACAGCGCCGGGCCGTGTAACAGTGAGATCAGAGAAATACTCTTGCCAGACAGCAGGCGATTGGGGGCATAACTGAGAAACGGCAGGCCGAAAGCCGCCAGCAGCAGCAGGATGAACAACGTCAGCAGTACGCGGTTTTTAAAAGCAATAATCAAAGTGACTCCCTGCCCCATTACCCGTCGAGGCCGTTTTACCGGCCCCGGTTTCACAGAGAAGGGCTATTTAATCAACCCTTGCTCTTTCAGGTAGTTTGCCGCCACCTGTTTGGCATCCTGCCCTTCCACGGCGATCTGCGCGTTCAGCTTTTGCAAGGTCGGGCCATCCAAGGTAGCAAAGACCGGCTTCAACAGTTCGGTAATATTGGCGTGCTCTTTCAAGGCGGCTTCACGAATAATCGGTGCCGGCGCATAAATTGGCTGCACACCTTTTGGATCTAGCAGCGTCTGTAGCCCCAAGGCCGCAACCGGGCCGTCGGTGCCATAAGCCATCGCCGCATTCACCCCCGAAGTCTGCTCTGCTGCGGCCTTGATGGTTACCGCCGTATCGCCACCGGCCAACGACAGCAACTGATCCTGATTGAGCTTAAAACCATAAGCGTTCTGGAAAGCCGGTAAGGCATCCGGGCGTTCAATAAATTCTGCCGACGCCGCCAGTTTGAATTGACCACCGCTGTTGATCCACTGGCTGAGATCGGCCAAAGTTTTCAGATGATGAGCCTCCGCCATATCCTGGCGGACTGCAATCGTCCAGGTATTGTTCGCCGGGGCAGCATCCAGCCAGACGATGCGGTGGTTGTCGTAATCAAGCTTCTTCACCTTCTCAAACCCGGCTTTGGCTTCTTTCCAGGCCGGATCTTTTTCATCAGAGAAGAAGAAGGCTCCGTTCCCGGTATATTCTGGATAGATATCAATTTCGCCAGAGATGATCGCCCCACGCAGCACCTTGGTGGTGCCCAGTTGCAGTTTATTGGTGGTCTTGATGCCGTTGGCTTCCAACACCTGCACAATGATATTACCGAGCAACGATCCTTCGGTATCAATCTTGGAACCTACGCGCACCGTATCAGCCGCCTGCACTGCGCCAGCCGTCAGCATGCTCAGCGCCAAAGCCAGAAAACCTCCACGTAATCGAGTGATAGCCATGCTTGTTCCTCTTATTGATATTAGGTTTTCCGGCTTTTCGCCAGATCGGTTGGGAAATCCTGAACTGCACCAGCCCAGCGCGCAAGCGATATCGTTGACCAACCGCTCTGTGCATCGCCTGCCACATCCGCAGCAGCAAACGGATGCACCTCAACGGCGATAGGAGTAAAGGCATATTCAGCCAACCACACGCCGTATCCCGCCACCACAAACCCCTGACTGCGCTGCCGGTAAGCCTCTTGCTCTGCCAGATACACCTTGCGCAATCCGTACCACGGCAGGCCGGGTAAATCATGGTGCACTAAATGATAGTTCAGATTGAGGAACAGCAAGCGCCACGGCCAAGCAGCTTCGTTAATAACAGAACGAGCCTGCGGGGCTTCCACAGCACGATGTTCAAAAAACGATCTGACCTTGGTCAGGCCCAGCGCCGGATAACTCACCGCCAGCAGATAAAAACCAGCAGAAAGACCATGAACTTGCAGCCAGATAAACATCGGCACCAACAATGCGCCGTGCACCAGCCACATCGCCAGAGTGCGTAGCTCACCAGTCAGAATGGCTTTCAACGCCTTGATCAAGGTGGCAGCAATATCCAGCGCCGGGCCAAGGGCCATCCGGCCAATCAAGGTATTCCGTACCTTGGTCAACAGCGGTAGCCATGTTGGCCAGCGCTGCCACTGGGTCTGGCTGAAATAATAACTTTCAGGATCGTCTTCGGGCGACGTCAAATGCCGATCGCGGTGATGTTGCAGGTGGGAATCGCGATACAGTCCGTAGGGGTACCAAACCGCCAGCGGCAGCAAACCCAACAGATGATTCAGGCGCGGCCAACGCGTCGGATGGCCGTGGATCAGTTCATGCTGCAAAGACAGATATCCGGTGGTGGCGATAATCAGCAACGGCGTACCCAACCATGGGCCCAACGGTTGCCAATAGTGCACCACGCCGAACCAACTGCCATAGACCAATACCATCATGCCCCAGGTCGGCAATTCCAGCCGCCAATGCCATTGCCGAGCAAGCTGTTGGATCCAGGCGCGTTGTTCGCCATGCAGATAATAGCTGTGTGAGGAAGTTGCAGACATTTTCCGGCTCGCAGTGAGAGATTTTCCTCAGTATCTGCGAACCGGTTCGACGTGCAAAATAACCAAAATGGCAAAGCAAAGTTAAAAATCAGCGGGTGTTCTTACTTGGCGTTTTAACTAACGGATTACAGCCACGGGCTCAGCCATGATTGATATCCAGCCAGCGGCGCTGTTTGGCAGAAGCGGCTATCACATCCAGCACGCGGGAAACCCTCCAACCTTCGGCAAAGTCTGGCCACATGCGGTCACCTGCGGCGATGCCGTTGACCAAATCACGGATCTCAACCGTTTTCTGATCGTTAAAGCCGATGCCATGCCCGGCGCTGATGCAGAATGCTGCATAATCCGGGTGTTTTGGCCCCACCATGATGGTTTTAAACCCCTGCCGCTCTGCCGGCTCATCGTGCCGGTACAGCTTCAGCTCCGCCATCCGTTCCTGAGTAAAACTCAACGTGCCTTTGGTGCCGGTGACCACATAGCTCAGGCCCATTTTGCGCCCGCAGGCAATGCGCGAGGTTTCTATGGTGCCCATCGCGCCGTTGGCAAAACGTACCAGCGCGCTGGCCTGATCTTCATTTTCCACTTCATGCAACACCGCCGCATCGTTGGGATCGGGGCGTTGTTTGACCAGCGTTTGCAAATCGCCGGATACCGCCACAATTTCCCCGACCAGATAATGCGCCATGTTGACAATGTGCGCGGCCAGATCGCCCAATGCCCCCAACCCGGCGGTCGCCTGGCGGCAGTGCCAATCGATAGGCGTGCGCGGATCGGCCAGATAATCCTCATTATGCGTACCATAGAAATGCACCACTTCACCAATCTCACCGTTGGCGATGATTTCCCGCGCCAGCTGGCTGGTCGGGTTTTTCATATAGTTGAAACCCACCAGCGTTTTTACCCCTTTGGCCCGCGCAGCCTGCACCATTTCAGCAGCGTCTTGCGCATTCAGGGCCAGCGGTTTTTCGCAGTACACATGTTTGCCGTGGCTAATGGCGGCCAGCGCCATCTCTTTATGCAGGAAATTTGGCGCGCAGATATCCACCACATCAATGGCAGGATCGGCCACCAACTCACGCCAGTGGGCCGTTGAACGCGCAAAACCAAACTCTTTTGCTCGCTGTGCCGCCAGTTCGGGGGTGATCTCCGCCAGCATCTCCAGCACCAGTTCCCCTTTCAGCGGAAACACCGTCCCAGCCTGGGCATAAGCAATAGCATGACACCGGCCAATATAGCCGGTGCCAATCAACCCAACGCGCACCTGTTTCATTGTTTTCTCCTGAGTCAATCTTCACGGATCTCAACGTAAATGGAATTTATAATCCATATTAGTTTATATGGAAAATAAATTTCAATTAAAAGATAGCAATGAAATAAAAACCATGCCCGTAATAGTGTTTATAAAATCAATAAAAATATGATTATAAACAAAATTAACTCATGACAAACACAGTGTGGAATAAATGGTGCTCAACATAAAATGAATATTTAATTTCAAAAAATGTGCTGTGCTCCGTCATTATCGCCAAAAAGGTTTGCGCCACTCGTGCATCGCCTGTGCTCGGCTCAGGCCAACATCAGCCAACTGCGCATCACTCAGCCACAGCAACGCTCGGCGTGTCTGCTGGCGTTGCAGGCAACGTTGTAACCGGCGTAACAGCGTTTGGTATCGGGTTAATGGGTATTCAATGGGTTGTGCCATCTTTATGCTCTCCACAAATTTATCCGTTGGATTCATGATGAAACACAGGCCCTGAATGATACAGATGCAAAAAAACAATATTTATTCCATACAAAAACTGTTTTCTGAGCGCTGAATGGTCTAATTTGACGCTATCTGTA
Proteins encoded in this region:
- a CDS encoding fatty acid desaturase — protein: MSATSSHSYYLHGEQRAWIQQLARQWHWRLELPTWGMMVLVYGSWFGVVHYWQPLGPWLGTPLLIIATTGYLSLQHELIHGHPTRWPRLNHLLGLLPLAVWYPYGLYRDSHLQHHRDRHLTSPEDDPESYYFSQTQWQRWPTWLPLLTKVRNTLIGRMALGPALDIAATLIKALKAILTGELRTLAMWLVHGALLVPMFIWLQVHGLSAGFYLLAVSYPALGLTKVRSFFEHRAVEAPQARSVINEAAWPWRLLFLNLNYHLVHHDLPGLPWYGLRKVYLAEQEAYRQRSQGFVVAGYGVWLAEYAFTPIAVEVHPFAAADVAGDAQSGWSTISLARWAGAVQDFPTDLAKSRKT
- a CDS encoding DUF1127 domain-containing protein; the protein is MAQPIEYPLTRYQTLLRRLQRCLQRQQTRRALLWLSDAQLADVGLSRAQAMHEWRKPFWR
- a CDS encoding Gfo/Idh/MocA family protein: MKQVRVGLIGTGYIGRCHAIAYAQAGTVFPLKGELVLEMLAEITPELAAQRAKEFGFARSTAHWRELVADPAIDVVDICAPNFLHKEMALAAISHGKHVYCEKPLALNAQDAAEMVQAARAKGVKTLVGFNYMKNPTSQLAREIIANGEIGEVVHFYGTHNEDYLADPRTPIDWHCRQATAGLGALGDLAAHIVNMAHYLVGEIVAVSGDLQTLVKQRPDPNDAAVLHEVENEDQASALVRFANGAMGTIETSRIACGRKMGLSYVVTGTKGTLSFTQERMAELKLYRHDEPAERQGFKTIMVGPKHPDYAAFCISAGHGIGFNDQKTVEIRDLVNGIAAGDRMWPDFAEGWRVSRVLDVIAASAKQRRWLDINHG
- a CDS encoding ABC transporter substrate-binding protein, with translation MAITRLRGGFLALALSMLTAGAVQAADTVRVGSKIDTEGSLLGNIIVQVLEANGIKTTNKLQLGTTKVLRGAIISGEIDIYPEYTGNGAFFFSDEKDPAWKEAKAGFEKVKKLDYDNHRIVWLDAAPANNTWTIAVRQDMAEAHHLKTLADLSQWINSGGQFKLAASAEFIERPDALPAFQNAYGFKLNQDQLLSLAGGDTAVTIKAAAEQTSGVNAAMAYGTDGPVAALGLQTLLDPKGVQPIYAPAPIIREAALKEHANITELLKPVFATLDGPTLQKLNAQIAVEGQDAKQVAANYLKEQGLIK